Within the Leishmania donovani BPK282A1 complete genome, chromosome 6 genome, the region CTGTGCTTCAGCCCACGATCAccgcgcttctctctccacgTACGCGTGCTGGCTTGCTCGCTGGCGCATGTGCATCTTGGCACATGGGTAGTTGCACACTCCCGACCTAAACCGACGCCTACGTGTGCAGCAGTCGctcttccttccctttccttgGATTTGCCCACAACTCTccctgcgtgtgtctgcgtgtcgccaccctccccccgtctctctcacatctcctcctcttctcgcGCTGCCCATGCGCGTAGTCTCCGCCTGCCGCCTCgtcccttttcttttcctgaCAACGCCCCCGAGCGTGAACTCGCTCGCACTGACTTCCTCACaagcgcacgtacacgcctTGACCCCCACTACACTCCCCCTTCTCACCGCTGCACTGAAGCACTCACAAGCACACAGGTAGCACGCACCAAGAAGGTCTGGCCGTGTGGCTTCTCTTTTATATTATTTCTCGGCATTCAGGGAGTCCTCCTCCATTCTCTTCTCCCACTTCCTTCCTCAGCGTATATATACGAGAGGGAGACGTTCATAGACACGTCTCGCTCTCGCATCGTGTGTGGCccgtttgcgtgcgtgtgccaaCAGGGTCGGCGTAgcgtcttctttttttttgtttcgcaTCATTCTTTCGCCACTGCACCAACACTACCCAGACCACCACCGCccatcaccgctgccagGCCGACAGGGCCCTTCCTTCCATCCCTCCTCAAGACCACCCCACCATCCCACCCACACCTacatccctcctcccttcccccctcaccGGTACGCCCCCGGCATCCACGCACGCTTTCCATACCCCATCTCGATACATCCCATCGCATAtctttttgcttttcgttttcttttccctttcctccctctcctccttctgTTGTTcgcccgcgcacgcaccgcgcgcgcgggCTCTCTTTGCCTTCCCCTGCGGGGAGAACGTACTTGTATCCATAGCAGCAACGTACACTCTCACGCCcatacgcgcacgcgcccccccctcccacacacacacacacacatcacgTATCAGAGGCCGTCTatctttttcgtttttttttctctctttctgtctcCGAGTGTCATTGTTGGGGTCCATCGTCATCTTTTCCCGCTTGCTCctgcccaccaccgccgccacgacaTTGCATTGACTGCTTCCTCTGGCGTTCGTACTTCGCCATCATCATCAACGGCGCACCTCCGCTCCGCCTTCCCTCCTCATCCCCAGTTCGTTTCTTTCCGCCAGCTTCATTATTCCTGTTGGCCGTCGTTGCTGGttgttggtggtggttgtCTCtgtcctccttctctctttcggtgtgtgtgtgtgtgtgcatcctCCCTTGTCGTCATCATTCATCGTTTCGCCTTGCCTCGCTTCGTCTCTCAAggccatcctcctcctcctcctccctcccctccctctcctgaACAAACGGCAGATTCTGCTTTCTTCTGTACCTCTATCTACCTTGATGGGGGTTCCCCACATTATCACTagcttcctccctccactATCCTCTTCGGCTGTTGGTGCTCACCCTGTGTACAGCTGTCCGcatccctcccttccctcccctcgaGAGATCGTGTCTTCTCCGGCTCTTCGTCCATCTTCGCTACACAAGCCCCTCTGCCATTcctcgcacacgcatctATACTCTCGACAAGGAGGCGAgcgagcaaaaaaaaaaggattCGGTCCGACGCGCCGACGCACTACGCGCATTCTTtggcacaaacacacgcgcacgcacgccctcTCGCCACTCCACGCCACGCCGCCCTTCCGTGGAGTTCTGCTCGCGTCCTGCGGTGCGCTTGCCATCCCTCATTCAACCGTTtgttctcttttccctcagtctgtctgcctgtgtgggtgtgtgtgtgcgttgatGTTGGTGGCGTTGCTGTGATTATTTGCTGTCTCTCCtcactcttttttttttttcgtctttgTCACTCACGCCGCGTCGATCACTTctcccgcccccctccctccttccctccttccctctcgcttGCACAGGTGACggcgtggggggggggcacttGCGCTCCTGCATACgtgctcacacacacacacatatatatatatacacacacacatacacatatacacacacatatatatatatatatatatatacatatacatatacatgcatatacatatacatgcatatacatatattTCTATACAAAGCTTCCTcctgtctctccccctcgaAAAACAAAATCGAttcgcgtgcgtggcggcgtgcgtgccagaccctccacccctccctccccgtgTCCGCGTGTGTCTCTTATCTGGTcgcgcattttttttttcaacgCGCCCTGCACGGCTTTCTTCTCCGactgtcctcctcgctctccgccTGTTGCAGATATTTGCGGCACGCTATTCGTCGTGTCGCTGTCCTGGTGGCTGCGGTCGTTGTCGCTGCGGTCagaccccctcctccctccttcctctgcgccgcatcgTTGTCCTTGCTGTTGTGCTATCGTGAGGCGCACATTGacgtcacacacacatgtagatacacgcacgcatacgcgtatatatatatgtgtgcgtgtgcgcgtacaTGTGCATGTAAAACGAAGCCGgaacacacgcagcagcagcagaggtcTTTCTGAGAGCGAGCACACGAAGCAGAGGGGCAACGAGGGATAGAGGGGTACAGAGACAGCGCGAGAGATTTGGTAGCGAGCAGAACAGGAGCGCCACATCCTTGTGCGcatatacatgcacacacacacatatatatatatatatataagaAATCGTACACATCAAGCACACGGCCATCAAGGCTATCCTCCTAGgtgcacacagacaaaacagcatcaccgcggccctcctcctctcctcttttcttctctccaACCTTTTCCTGCCTTTTTCGTTCTtctccgcgtgtgcgtgcgtgctttcGCATCATCTCTGTttggggcagcggcagctgagAAGAGGAGccgcgcgtgtctgtctcCGTGTTTGATCGCTCCGGCTTTGTCTCTGTGCTCTCCTTTGCGACGCCGCGAGACTCTTCGATTCGTCGAGTGGTATCGTGCGCTCCTCCCCGCACGTGTCTCCGCCGTGGTTGGTTttctcgctttcttctcctcttcctcctgcgtgtgtgggtgtgcctGTCTTCTTGTGCTCTGCGTCCGTGCATTCATTCATCCATCCAGCTCTCCCGCTCTGCGTGACTCCCtgtggcgcgcgcgtgtaGGAGTGCACAGCGCGTCAGGCGTCGTTCTCTTCTGCCTTTCAgttcttgctgctgctgcgttctCTCGTGCGCGCTTCTTTCGTTGCCggacgtggtggcggcttcctctgcgcgtgtgccgccccgcccccgtCCCACGCTTCTAGCCTTCCGTGTGTTCTGCAGTCTTCCTAGCCTCCTTGCCTCGGTGTCTGGCTTGTTGTCGTGCGCAGGCATTGAAAACAAAACGAGGGCGCGAAGACGTCGACCGCCGCGGGCGGGCatcgagagggagggagagtaGAGAAACATCGATGCCGAACACCTGCTCGAAGGGGCAGCTGTTGGACGTCTCGTGTGCAATGCGCGCCACTGACGACTCcgacacggcggcgccgggaGATGGTGCAGATGGCGCTGACCGCCACGCTCTCGGATCACCTGgggacggcgtcggcggcgccgggccgcagccgcatccgctgcgacggcagctTGGTCTTGAAGGATGCACGGATGCGTTTAGCAGCGACGAGGGAGACGCATCAGCAACACCGGAGGCGgccggcggtgcgcctcTCAGTGGTGAAGTTGACGTCTGCAGCTCTTCCCtcagcgccacggcgcgtCACCAGAACCTCTTAAATCATGTGCTTCTGGGTGGTGATAGCGAATTCACGCTAACAGGTGGGCCCACCATTCACAGCGCACCATCACCAGCGCAGGAGCTGATGGCATCCGGGCCAGCTGTTGCGGCGACCGCGACGCATCTGCCTGTTTCTtcggcgccatcgcgctccttctcctcccaaGGCAAGCCCCTCTCCGCTATCTTGGTGCCAGCCAGCCGGAGCGACgactcagcagcagcagcacgctgTTACATTGACCCGttcgcggcagcggttgTTGGCAGCGGTTCCACCAGCCGTAGTAGCAGCGTCGGCATCGGTCGCCCATGTACGAGCACGGGGATGGAAGGCCTGTACGGCGACCACTACGTACATCCACTGCTGCGGTCGCGAAGCgggcggagcggcggcagcagcggcttcttCGGTGGAGCAGACGACGTTGAGGACGATGAGGACGGATCGGCTGCTCTTCAAGCGgccgtcgacgctgccgtgcgcttcGACGACCTCGCGAGCGAGGACGATACGGTGAGCGGGGGCGGTGAGAGGCGAAGGTCGCTGCGCGCTGGTCCCACAGCATTGTCTCACTTGCTTGCGGTGGCAAGCGACCCCGAAGACGGCGCGTTCACGTGCGCACATCGCACAAAAGCGGATTTCTCCAGCCCCTTTGGCACACCCGGCGGCCTTGGCGATGGTGAAAGCGAGCGGCATCAGCCCCACTCGCCGAAGACGCCCGGTATGCAGCAGTGCGGTCGCCGGGGCGACCGGAGGACCGATGGTCGCCCACAGATGCCGAACCGCGCCGCTATCGGAGCGACTGCGACGCCATCGTCGGCGCCCTACTTTGCGGCCTCCGGCAGTGCGATCGTGTCGCCACTCCAGTCGATGCAGCCCCTGGCttcgcccgctgctgccgctcccaaTCCTGCGACGACCATCGTGACGTCCGCCCATCCGGGCTACGCAGCTGCACAAGCAcaacagccgccgcagcagccactctATCCTTACATCGTGaccagcgccggcaccgtaGCCAAACCCTCCGCCCCGGCATGCTCTTTGacctcgccgcagcagtcCTCCATCCCTGTGCCGCCGTCTCGGAACGGAGCCCGGCAGCTACAactgcaacagcagcagctgcgcgaccaccaccatcagtgctcttcctcgctgcATCCTTCGCCGCATGGCCGGAAAGCGTCGCCGGTAGCGGTGCCGCATACCTTCCCGGCTGGTACGGCCGCGATGCCAAAGCTGGACGACGTCGACAGCTTCCGGTACGTGTCACCGCCGCAGGCGTCCATCGCGGCCACCCACCATcacagcgtcagcggcgcctcgataggcggcagcaccgctgcacagAACAGCACCGACATCAGCTTTGCCGTTCAGCTTGGCACGGCGGGCAGTGGGACGGGCACGGGCATCGGTGGCCAGACGCCGAGCAACTCGCTCTTGTCCTCGCCCAGCGTTCAGCCGTTTTACTTGTATCAGGTACCACAGGCGACCGTTGCCatggagccgccgccgccgcagcagccgccgccgccaggcAGCGCGAATGTGCTGCTCTACTCCCCACCGCAGGCATACGTTGGGTTAGGccaggtggtggcggcacaTCTGCATCCCGCGCCACCGACCACAGCCGCTGCGACCGCCGTGCTCGGCGACTCGTCTAGGGCGCGTTCGACGTCGACTCCGAGCGGCTCGTATCAGCGTCCTGCTGTCACTCAACAGCAACAGCCGCAGGTCATCGGAGGGTACACACTGATGCCgagtgccgcggcggctgccgcggccgctgctgccaccacccCGTCGGAGGAGTCGGGCCGGGCGTCGCGCAACTTGTACTTCCGCAACCTCCCACACTCGTGGAACACGTCGATGCTGCGTGAGCTGTGCAGCCGCTATGGCGCTGTCCTGTCGGCGAAGGTTGCCCATCACTCCACAACGAATGAGTCGCTGGGGTACGGCTTCGTGCTCTTCGAGCATAAACAAAGTGCTGTGACATGCATGGCGATGCTGAACCAGGCCCATGTTCAcgcggagggcgaggagtCGCGCACGCTGCTCGTGCGGATGGCCCACGCGACAGCCGCGCCGGGCTTTCAGGAGGAGGGCGCTAGCGACAGCACGGCCTCCAGCCTTCGCCAGCCGACGGagctgacgccgccgtcgggcTCGGTGAGCCGGGCGGGCGCGGCCGGGGGCAGGCTGCCGCAGTGGatcttgcagcagcagcaacagcagacgacgacgagtgGGCTCCGCTCCCCGCGCACACCGCTGTCCGGCTCTGCGTCGATGATGCTACTTTCACCCGGCTCTGCGCCGCAGTTTTACAGCCGTGAGCTCTCCGGTGCCAGTGTGGCCGACGCACATCGGGGACAGGCGCCCCCCCACTCGATCGGTGACAGCATCAGGACGAACGCGAACGCCTCGTCAAACACCTCGTGCGCCGGCGGTGACTCGCTGCGGTGCACCTCTCcagtcggcggcgccggcaacaACAGCTGCGTGGCCGTCTCCAGGACGTCCATGCCACCTTCCTTCTCCGAGACATTCAACTTCATGAGCCCCAAGGGGGCAGCAAAGGCCctggcgccgccactgcgtGGCCTTTATCGTGTTCCCTCAACGAATACGACGTCATCGCTCTTGTCCCCTCATCAGCCACACCaactacagcagcagcagcagcaggagggcTCTCTCTCGTACTCGTCCGCGTCGGCGAGCAGGTCCGCCACGGCCGGAGCGACTGCCACAGCGACCGccatggcagcagcggcgacccAGCGCGCCGGCTGCAACTTCTGCAgtcctctctcgctctcccccaACGACACCgcttcgctgctgctactgtcgccgtccgcgccgcacccgacggtgcagctgccacaGTCGCTCCATGCGCCTTGCGCATCCGTGTCCGGCAAGGCGTCCTCGGCAAAacccgcctccgccaccacgtcgACCCGTAATGTGTACATCACGAACCTCCCTCTCACGTGGAACACAACGAAACTGCGTGAGCTGTGCGGCCGGTACGGCGAGATCGTCTCCGCGTCGGTGGCGCACCACCCGGAGACGAACGGGTCGCGCGGCTACGGCTTTGTGTTGTTCGCGGAGGagcgcgacgcggccgcctgTGTGATGGCGCTGCACCACTGCCGCGTGCCGGCCTCGCCccacgtgctgcgctgccgctttgCGAAGGACAAGGCGACGCCGCCCATCGCCtacgcgctgctgtcgccgtcgcagcagcccGGGCGGGACTCCGTCGGCAGTGGGAGCGGtagccccctccccacggCCACCGTCGGCGGGTCGCCTACCGCTGCAACGTCAAAGACAATGGTGCCGATGATCGCGAtgggcggcgatgccgatgTCTTCGAAAGCAGCCTCGCTAGTAACGGTACCGGCAACAGCACCCGCGTTAGCACCAAAGGCGCAGTCCAGGATGCGGTCTGCATGCCGATCGACGTCTTctgcacgctgcagcagcgggtgcaCGCGCAGTGCGTGCAGTACCTCACCCAGAAgcatcagctgcagcgcaaggGCACGGAGGACAACAGCGAGCCCACGAGTGCCGTGGTCACGGCAGAGGTGCAGTCTGAAGAGCTGGAGAACATGATGCGGTCCTGCGTCGTCTACGGCGCTCATGTGCCGACACAAGGATACGGCTGCGTGCGCCCTATGGACTGCCGCAAGGCATCCTTCCGGAGGGCTGTCGCTCGATCACCCACAGCTGCCGTTGTCGAGgatgccgagcagctgctcagTGGACCCCCTGCAGagccgtcgacgccggccTCATCAGGGCTGCGGTCAGTTGGCTCCGCCCTCTCCACCGAACGTGGCGACCCGAGTGGCGAAGTCCTTGAGGCCGCAGACACGGCCGCGCCAGTGACACTGCCGGGAACGGCAGTTTGTACGCATGCCATTGCCGTCGGCTGTGCGCAGCCGGCCTCCCCCACACTCGCCGGCACAACCACGATGCCAGCAGCCCCGAGCACCCGGCGTAGCATGAGCGACGAGCcgtcgtgtgcgccgccgcgtggaGTCGGCATGCCAGACGCGGAGAGCGCGAGTCGGGTCGCGACGCCAGAGGCGATGGCAtcgccagctgctccgctgGAGCTGTGGTACACATGCACTCTCTTCACCACTCAGTTAGCGGCAGAGGCGTTCGTCCGGGCGGCAGCTGAGGCATCATTGGGCTCCGGCGCAACCATCAACGCAGGGCGTGGCGATTTCGGCACCAGCAGTGGAATCGTTGTGGATGCGTCGACGGTGCAGCTCTCCTCTAACGGCAAGGACTCACTGGCGGATACcactcttccctctccctcgccgtcTTTTGACAAGACAGCCAAAATTCAACAGACGCGCTTCGGGCTTCGGGATCAGGTAATGGtgctcagcagcgcgccgttgacggtgccggcggcccCGCtttccacctcctccgcgaaCGACATGGCAGCCAACAGCACGCGTCTGCACCCTACAGAGGAGCCGAATACACAGCACCGACCCACAGCCACGCCTCCCCAACAGCAGTACCAGTGGCATCACTTGCGCCCGTCGCATCAGCTACCGCCACCAACGCCGCTGCATGCGCAGACGAgggacggcagcgcggccgcatcagcgacgcagccgcgcggcTCCAGCCTCTGCTCTGCAACAggcatcgctgcagctgctgcgcacccaTCGGCTTCCATGGCCGAGCCGGCGCCAGAGCTTTCACAGCCGCCGCAcctacagcagcagcggctgctgtgctttCCATCCTCTGCCGAGACCTTCCTCTGCTCTCCGCCGTCGCATGCAGCACACTACACCTACCCGCGAGTGGCGCTGACAAGTCCTGCAGATGGTGCAACGCTGACGAGCCCGACACCGCTGATGATGGTGATGggcggtgacggtgatggcagcagcagcaccagcagcaccgcggcaccGTTGACTTTCCCGAAAGACCTTGTGACCAGCGCTtccgccggcgcggctggcCGTTATCCATCAGCGACAGTCGCGGAGTGCGCCTATCTGCTCGGCTCTCCTgcgtccacctcgtccgTTAGCTTGAGCACGGGCACCCACATCCTCTCCggctcgacgccgccgccgctgggtGTGGCGCTGAACTTCCCAAGCGCATCGAGTACCCACTCGACGCTGTTCAGTGCGGCAGGAGCCGGTAGCCCTTCGGGGCAtccggcgccagcggtgcaCGCAGCCCCTGCTGCctttgccgctgcgccctcaCACATGGCCGCCACACGCGCTTGGAGTGTCGCTACtagtggtgctgcagctgcgatgTCGAATGTGCTCAGCGCACCCCCACCGGTGAGTTCTGgaccgtcgtcgtcgttgtccaCCGAGcaggcaccgccaccgccaccgcacaTTTCTTACCCGCTCGGCAGCACCATCTATGCGgtgccggaggcggcggccctgACGGCGCCGGCCACCGGCGGGCCGCCGGTGTTCAGTGCCGCCCCGATCAGCGATGCAGCCAGCCCGGCGACGCCAGCCTCGTCCGCGCAAGTGTCGTGCACGACGCCCAACGCTACGTCTCAACGCTCCGCGCAGCCACTGCACCCCTAGCAaagccagcagcggcgcccgctCAAGCAGAGGCATCAGCGCCAACCGCATCCGCTCAACCTGTTCCACATCGGCGCCGTCTGGAGcagggtggggtgggtgggcgggggaGTGCTACTTGGCCCTTTTCTCTGGCGCTACAGCACCCTCCCGATCCTTGCGGTGCGGCCCATCATCGTGATCGTCGACGCTGCGATCCGTCTGCTTGCGCCCaccctccgtctctctctctccagcgGCCGAAGACGTGCGCAGACGTAATGGCGTGGAAGCGGTGCTTCCGTCATGCGTGTTTTGTATGCTTCGTTTTCTCCGTTCCTTCGCGCTGTGcgttgtgtgtttgtgtgtgtgtgtgacggcGCCTTTGGCAGATGTCGGCCCCTCATAACCCAGCCTCGCCCAACCcactcctccttcctcttcctcattgtgggccactgctgctgtacCGCACGTGCTTGGTGCCTCCTCTGTCGTGCTTTTCACAACGAGGCGGACGAAGgagacacacaaaaaaaatcTTCGCCTGGGCGTCTGTGCTTCCTGCTCTGTGCCTGATTCGCTCCTCTTACCCTACATGTtttgcgctgcgccgacactccccctctcgccttTACTGTTTCTCATCTTCTCATgacctctgcgtgtgcgtgtgcgggggggggggcgcggtGCGCTCTCCCCTTTGCACaaccccgccccctcctcgtcttctgTCTCGTTACCCTCTCCTTCGCTGAGTGGTACGTTTCTGCGTTGATGTGGATGtaggcgtgcacgcgtgcgtgcccttctctctgtttctcctcCCCGCGTCTTCCCTCCTGTGCGCGTCTGTTGTTCTGCAAAATGCTGCTTCAGCTTTACGTTGTGCCttggcgccgcctcgtcgccacGGCACCCCCTCACCTCACCCCGCTCacacctcctcttctcctgcgAACAGTGCACATCGTTGTTGACCCTCTGctacctctctctttctgtgtaTGTGGTCACATTCGTCAAGCCCCGTGTGCGCACCCTTCtcttcgcccctcccccctcctcccccttaTCTCTCCACGCGCGtgtctgcctgcctgtgtgcgcgcgcttgtgtgtgcgtgtgcacgaggCAGGCGACAGGGGCGCTCTTCATCTCTTGCATCGGTCTTCTGTTCGTGGTCGTCGTCCTTGCCGCCTTTGATGCACGCCGCTGAGGAGTATGCAGTGCGTGCCCGAGCAAGGCGGGGCTCTGTCGACGTGCGAAACGACAATGGGCGGTCTTGATGGcgagggtgggggggggcataGAGCTAGGGGCTCGggcgggctgctgctgctgctgcggcggcggcgtatTGTCGTGCAGATATGCCCACTCGCAtgcctttctcttccccttcccgcttcctttctccctttctctaCATGTGCTGTGTTGTGAACCTGTTGCTaagcctcctcctctctccctcctcttccctcccttcccttcctttcttctcttgttCTTTGCGTTAGTGTGTGCTCATGCGCGCACGTCTGTGTATGTGATGAGTCCGCGATGTCGCGAGTCGGTGTCCGcgagcgtgcgcgtgttggCCTGTGTTTCTGcgtcctctcctttcctctctccctcatgTTATGGCGTGCGTGCCGGCTGTTGTTCGACGCGACCTTCATCATTGTCGTTCCTCTTtctatgtgtatgtgtgtgttttcgtctgccgtcgtcgctgctaACACCGATATCGCCCCTGTTGGCCTCTCTGtatccccctcctcctctttcacgcacacgcacacgcacacatacacgcgcgcactTGCCTGTCTGCTGGTGTGTCGCAAagaaagcggcagcagtacTTTGGCACACCGCAGGGGCCCCATGcctgcacctctctctcctcctgcggctgccgctgcgcagccagCGCGACTCTTGCACCCATCACTTCTAGCCCTGCCCCCGCCCCACACACCTATGCCGCGTCTTGTCGTATCTACAGCAAGGTGCGAAGCAACAGAGCTGGCGAGGAGGGCCCGGCGACAGGGCACCCGTGACCGGaggcaacgccgccgtctcAGAGGCAGACGTGCTCGAGAGATGCGCGGAAAGACAAGGAGCGAGACGCGGCCGTGGGAAGAACCGGAAGGCGCATGTGCGAGTAACGATGCATCACGTCGCATTACACAGTGCGACGTGAGGGGCCAGAGGCGGAGGAATGGCTTCCATAAAGGGGTCTCActcctgcgtgcgtgctggaTGCTGGCGGCGTCTAATGCCGTTGCCCGCCccgtgagggggggggggcgtgttGGGAAGAAGGGACGGGTGTCGCGGAGGTGAGGATAGCGGTGCCGCTTCCTTCTTTTAGTTTTGTTTCCTGTTCATACGCGCGTTGTTGATACACCCCGCTCGTCTTGTTATGCTGCATGACCCCGCGTACGGGGAGTGGCGCCCATCCTGCACTGGGGCGTCAGAGGACCAACCACGAAAAGAGCAAGAACACATGCCAGCGAGCAACACGGCAAGCACATGCGACTCAGGAGGGGAGCGGTAGGCTGGGTGGGCCATCAGAGGTTGCGTCtggagggaggaagcgaTGGAGAGTCGACAGGGCACCAACGCCGCACCACCGTGGCCGGCGGTCCTCTTAGCAGCCAGCTAATGGGTCTGCCGgtgcgtgtgggcgcgtCTGTGCATTCGCTTGTGACGCAGCAGTGCATCAATGCGGGCTCTCTGATTGCCACTCCGTCTCTTCAGATGTGTTCTGCTTGTCTGTCTCTACCTCCCCTTTCGCGACTAAGCGATGGAAAGGGTGGATGGCCGGGGCTTCGCGGTCTGCCTGGAGCTCCTCTCACCCTCTCCGCCCGCTGAACACTTCCTCGtctcgagagagagagagagggcacgTGCACCGCAGAGGCCGGGGCACCGATGTTCGACATCGATCTaccttcctcccccctcgcttACTCGAGTGGCTGAtgcgtgctgcggtgccctcGTCTGCCCAATCCActcctctctgccttccCCGCTTTACTTTGTTGCTCCTTTCCATTTTCCGGGGCTCGCATGCGCCGCTGTCCCCACGACTCTCGCGCTCGCTCACAGAAGTCGAAGAGAAGACACAGGTACCGCCAAGGTGGAGAGTagtcgtgtgcgtgctgtaGCGGGCTCGGCGCTTCGGTCCTTGTGGTGTGGCGTGCTCGTCAAGGCAGAGGCACAGctggagagggggagggtgcagCCACTCACAgggcccctccctctgccccAAGCTCACCCCCACGAGGACGCACCGTTGCGGACGTGTTCGTGTGTTGCGGCGCGGCCCCaaaggcgcacgcacaggatAGTGTTTGTGCACCCACCTCattctctcttgctctccctcctcaaACGGGAACACAGTCGCCTCGTCCTTTGTGCGGCGCGTGGCGTCCTTGATAGCTGCGAAGgtgtgaggaggaggaggagggggttACGACTCCGCTCTTCTACGGCTGTAGCTCTTGGTGTGGCAACGGAGTTGGACGGACACCAGTTGTGCCCtacccccccctcccccctcccgcccctcTGCTCTCGCCTCTCCCACCGACGTGAACGGATTTGTACCTCCTCTGGAGGCCGTCTTTTCCTGCTCTTTGCATTCGCGTGTGGcgcctttctcttccccaGCCCACTtttcttctgtgtgtgtgcttgtacgtgtgcgtgtgtgcgctcacgcacgcccttcccgcgtgtgtgcgtgcgtgatcGGCTTTTTAGTGGCTCCTTTAGTCTGTTGAACGCTCTACACATATTCTCTCTTTATATGTGCCTACTCCCTCGTACACCTGCCCTCccgctcttctcttcctttttggtttcgagtgtgcgtgtgtgcattcCGTTGTTGTGGCTCGTGTTGGAACGCACTCGCTTGCCatccccctctttccttttcatccccccatccctcccttcccttcccttctttccttcgctcctccacg harbors:
- a CDS encoding RNA-binding protein-like protein, translating into MPNTCSKGQLLDVSCAMRATDDSDTAAPGDGADGADRHALGSPGDGVGGAGPQPHPLRRQLGLEGCTDAFSSDEGDASATPEAAGGAPLSGEVDVCSSSLSATARHQNLLNHVLLGGDSEFTLTGGPTIHSAPSPAQELMASGPAVAATATHLPVSSAPSRSFSSQGKPLSAILVPASRSDDSAAAARCYIDPFAAAVVGSGSTSRSSSVGIGRPCTSTGMEGLYGDHYVHPLLRSRSGRSGGSSGFFGGADDVEDDEDGSAALQAAVDAAVRFDDLASEDDTVSGGGERRRSLRAGPTALSHLLAVASDPEDGAFTCAHRTKADFSSPFGTPGGLGDGESERHQPHSPKTPGMQQCGRRGDRRTDGRPQMPNRAAIGATATPSSAPYFAASGSAIVSPLQSMQPLASPAAAAPNPATTIVTSAHPGYAAAQAQQPPQQPLYPYIVTSAGTVAKPSAPACSLTSPQQSSIPVPPSRNGARQLQLQQQQLRDHHHQCSSSLHPSPHGRKASPVAVPHTFPAGTAAMPKLDDVDSFRYVSPPQASIAATHHHSVSGASIGGSTAAQNSTDISFAVQLGTAGSGTGTGIGGQTPSNSLLSSPSVQPFYLYQVPQATVAMEPPPPQQPPPPGSANVLLYSPPQAYVGLGQVVAAHLHPAPPTTAAATAVLGDSSRARSTSTPSGSYQRPAVTQQQQPQVIGGYTLMPSAAAAAAAAAATTPSEESGRASRNLYFRNLPHSWNTSMLRELCSRYGAVLSAKVAHHSTTNESLGYGFVLFEHKQSAVTCMAMLNQAHVHAEGEESRTLLVRMAHATAAPGFQEEGASDSTASSLRQPTELTPPSGSVSRAGAAGGRLPQWILQQQQQQTTTSGLRSPRTPLSGSASMMLLSPGSAPQFYSRELSGASVADAHRGQAPPHSIGDSIRTNANASSNTSCAGGDSLRCTSPVGGAGNNSCVAVSRTSMPPSFSETFNFMSPKGAAKALAPPLRGLYRVPSTNTTSSLLSPHQPHQLQQQQQQEGSLSYSSASASRSATAGATATATAMAAAATQRAGCNFCSPLSLSPNDTASLLLLSPSAPHPTVQLPQSLHAPCASVSGKASSAKPASATTSTRNVYITNLPLTWNTTKLRELCGRYGEIVSASVAHHPETNGSRGYGFVLFAEERDAAACVMALHHCRVPASPHVLRCRFAKDKATPPIAYALLSPSQQPGRDSVGSGSGSPLPTATVGGSPTAATSKTMVPMIAMGGDADVFESSLASNGTGNSTRVSTKGAVQDAVCMPIDVFCTLQQRVHAQCVQYLTQKHQLQRKGTEDNSEPTSAVVTAEVQSEELENMMRSCVVYGAHVPTQGYGCVRPMDCRKASFRRAVARSPTAAVVEDAEQLLSGPPAEPSTPASSGLRSVGSALSTERGDPSGEVLEAADTAAPVTLPGTAVCTHAIAVGCAQPASPTLAGTTTMPAAPSTRRSMSDEPSCAPPRGVGMPDAESASRVATPEAMASPAAPLELWYTCTLFTTQLAAEAFVRAAAEASLGSGATINAGRGDFGTSSGIVVDASTVQLSSNGKDSLADTTLPSPSPSFDKTAKIQQTRFGLRDQVMVLSSAPLTVPAAPLSTSSANDMAANSTRLHPTEEPNTQHRPTATPPQQQYQWHHLRPSHQLPPPTPLHAQTRDGSAAASATQPRGSSLCSATGIAAAAAHPSASMAEPAPELSQPPHLQQQRLLCFPSSAETFLCSPPSHAAHYTYPRVALTSPADGATLTSPTPLMMVMGGDGDGSSSTSSTAAPLTFPKDLVTSASAGAAGRYPSATVAECAYLLGSPASTSSVSLSTGTHILSGSTPPPLGVALNFPSASSTHSTLFSAAGAGSPSGHPAPAVHAAPAAFAAAPSHMAATRAWSVATSGAAAAMSNVLSAPPPVSSGPSSSLSTEQAPPPPPHISYPLGSTIYAVPEAAALTAPATGGPPVFSAAPISDAASPATPASSAQVSCTTPNATSQRSAQPLHP